Proteins encoded in a region of the Oscillospiraceae bacterium MB24-C1 genome:
- a CDS encoding CdaR family protein → MKNNKSFLDNNTVLIVLSVLGAILIWVMVAYNIDSNIQAVIRNVPVTLDTSDSNLTRLDLYPVTDTDFIVDVEVNGPRATVGNIKASELSVLAKLNNISGPGTYDLALEITDTRHRDIEVKGTAPDVISMRFDHRVTKILPVQMEITGLDIPDGYILDEEYIYPSEVQVVGPATEMEAVNSASVHLNFEKPLSASATYETPVILKDADGNEISSPYFEYDSKTVSVTLPVLKKKTVPVTFDFVNVPTDFDLDTLKYIISPEEIEIAGPADLIASYNELHLGYLDMRSIAPDMHMFYDLSLPPSFISVEGIDELSVEFIPEGFDSKELNIDSSGIYIVNLSDEYDVTIQSKNIPNVTVYGPEEELEALTSKDLVAQIDMAEADLRTGQITVPVDILIPGKRTCWAYGDRYTARVTVKSK, encoded by the coding sequence ATGAAAAACAATAAATCTTTTTTAGACAACAACACGGTGCTCATCGTCCTGTCTGTGCTGGGCGCTATTTTGATTTGGGTGATGGTTGCCTATAATATCGATTCCAACATACAGGCGGTTATTCGTAATGTTCCGGTCACATTGGACACCAGCGATAGCAATTTGACGCGGTTGGATTTGTATCCGGTCACCGACACCGACTTTATCGTTGACGTCGAGGTCAACGGCCCGCGCGCTACGGTAGGTAATATTAAGGCGTCAGAGCTGAGCGTTCTGGCTAAGCTAAATAATATTAGCGGCCCAGGTACCTACGACCTCGCCCTTGAGATTACCGACACCCGCCACCGTGACATCGAGGTTAAGGGCACTGCTCCGGACGTCATTTCAATGCGGTTCGACCACCGCGTAACCAAGATATTACCGGTGCAGATGGAAATAACTGGTCTGGATATTCCAGACGGCTACATTCTGGATGAGGAGTATATTTATCCTTCGGAGGTACAGGTAGTCGGCCCGGCGACCGAAATGGAAGCGGTCAATTCTGCCAGTGTCCATCTTAATTTCGAAAAACCTCTTTCGGCAAGCGCTACCTACGAAACGCCAGTTATATTAAAGGATGCTGACGGCAACGAGATTAGCAGCCCTTATTTTGAGTATGACAGTAAAACGGTCTCGGTGACGTTGCCGGTGCTTAAAAAGAAGACGGTTCCCGTGACATTTGACTTTGTCAATGTTCCGACCGATTTTGACCTTGATACCCTGAAATACATTATTTCGCCGGAAGAGATTGAAATTGCAGGGCCGGCTGATTTGATTGCCTCCTATAATGAGCTGCATCTGGGCTATCTGGATATGCGCAGCATCGCACCTGATATGCATATGTTCTATGATCTTTCGCTTCCGCCAAGCTTTATTTCGGTGGAGGGCATCGACGAATTAAGCGTAGAGTTCATACCCGAAGGTTTTGACAGTAAGGAATTAAACATCGATAGCAGTGGCATCTATATCGTCAACCTTTCAGATGAATACGATGTTACCATCCAGAGCAAGAACATTCCAAACGTGACGGTTTACGGGCCGGAAGAGGAGCTTGAAGCTTTAACTTCAAAGGATCTAGTTGCCCAGATTGATATGGCAGAGGCTGATTTACGCACCGGCCAGATCACGGTGCCGGTAGATATTCTGATTCCTGGCAAGCGTACCTGCTGGGCTTATGGTGACCGCTATACCGCGCGGGTTACTGTTAAGAGCAAGTAG
- the ispD gene encoding 2-C-methyl-D-erythritol 4-phosphate cytidylyltransferase, whose amino-acid sequence MFKPRRSRDYGKISAVIAAGGSSVRMGFDKLTAELCGLPVLIHTINAFENCGLIDEIVVVTREEHIPALLADVKYQGFKKLRSIVKGGATRQQSVYAGVCACSADAHYICIHDGARPLVTYTVIEAAVEAAARHGAATAAVPAKDTIKRRNGDFVVETLPRETLMLIQTPQVFKKELYLRAFSQSGQEYSDDCQLIESLGAPVAFSQGDYQNIKLTTEEDFILAEAFLMQREGF is encoded by the coding sequence ATGTTCAAACCCAGGCGGAGCAGAGATTATGGGAAAATTTCTGCCGTGATTGCGGCGGGCGGGTCGTCTGTGCGTATGGGCTTTGATAAGCTCACCGCTGAACTGTGTGGGTTACCGGTATTGATCCATACGATCAATGCGTTTGAAAACTGTGGCCTGATAGACGAAATCGTCGTGGTTACGCGCGAGGAACATATACCGGCACTGCTTGCCGATGTGAAATATCAGGGTTTTAAGAAGCTGCGCAGCATTGTCAAAGGTGGTGCAACACGCCAGCAGTCGGTATATGCGGGGGTGTGTGCTTGTTCAGCTGACGCGCACTATATTTGTATTCATGATGGGGCGCGGCCGCTTGTCACATATACAGTTATAGAAGCGGCTGTCGAAGCCGCGGCACGACATGGTGCCGCCACGGCGGCGGTGCCAGCCAAGGATACCATCAAGCGGCGCAACGGTGACTTTGTCGTCGAAACGTTGCCGCGCGAAACGCTGATGCTGATTCAGACGCCTCAGGTGTTTAAAAAAGAACTGTATCTGCGTGCCTTTTCACAAAGCGGCCAGGAATATTCCGACGACTGCCAGCTCATAGAAAGCTTGGGGGCGCCTGTGGCGTTTTCTCAGGGGGATTATCAAAACATTAAGCTGACCACCGAGGAGGATTTTATCCTTGCGGAAGCTTTTTTGATGCAGCGGGAGGGATTTTAA
- the recJ gene encoding single-stranded-DNA-specific exonuclease RecJ, which yields MKAQIWDVPAACGDTAEELRRVLGIPELASVVLDSRGYDADGARQLLDCEPEDVLCDPMLMCDMIPALETIQDAIENDAFICIFGDYDCDGVASTAMLKSYFESVGARSCYYIPHREKEGYGLNIPAINDLHRMGVSLIITVDNGVSALEEIDHANALGMRVVVTDHHQPRETLPAAAAVINPHRSDCDYPFKDLSGVGVAFKLLCAMEGERGEELLEQYADFLCIGTVADVVPLVGENRCFVKRGLELLADSHRPGVRALLEIAGLTGKALTGESVAFGLSPRINAAGRLDSAELAAMLLLTESNDEASELAQQLEALNQKRRTDEKKITDDIAKQLLADPSLIHNRILLFSGEDWNAGIVGIVCSRMVERFGKPCLLISTQGESAKGSGRSVEGFSLIEAVTACSDSLTRYGGHPMAAGFSLETAKVPEFNAKLQHYAAANYSVMPALRLKIDSVVSPELLTVEQIKGLNCLEPFGSQNPTPVFMVTDACLERIIPLSEGKYCKLNLVKDKARFSVLCFIARPNGFCAVVGDSVDIAFSASINNYQGQQSVSLKLKAIRLSNSDMNLLVLGEQRYDSYLRQENLGPELIPTRAETAVVYRYIKRQGSINFSPNALYCHIVQQEPLDYSRFRIALEVLQELGLLQRTVSQDVAVLTVVTAAARVQLEHSSIIRSLQQQL from the coding sequence ATGAAAGCACAGATTTGGGATGTTCCCGCAGCGTGTGGCGACACCGCAGAGGAACTGCGTCGAGTGCTGGGTATTCCCGAACTGGCATCGGTGGTGCTGGATTCTCGCGGGTATGATGCTGACGGAGCCAGACAGCTTTTAGACTGCGAGCCCGAGGATGTACTCTGCGACCCAATGTTGATGTGTGATATGATTCCCGCCCTTGAAACGATTCAGGATGCCATTGAAAATGACGCGTTTATATGTATTTTCGGGGATTATGACTGCGACGGTGTTGCGTCCACCGCAATGCTCAAGAGCTATTTTGAGTCGGTCGGCGCGCGGAGCTGCTATTATATTCCGCACCGTGAAAAAGAGGGCTATGGTCTGAATATCCCTGCGATAAACGATTTGCACCGGATGGGTGTGTCTTTGATTATCACAGTGGATAATGGCGTTTCGGCGCTGGAGGAAATTGATCACGCAAACGCGCTGGGGATGCGGGTCGTAGTTACCGATCACCACCAGCCTCGAGAGACGCTGCCTGCGGCTGCCGCCGTAATAAATCCACACCGCAGTGATTGTGATTATCCGTTTAAAGATCTTTCGGGCGTCGGCGTGGCGTTTAAGCTGCTTTGTGCCATGGAAGGTGAGCGCGGCGAGGAACTGCTTGAGCAGTACGCTGACTTTCTGTGCATTGGTACGGTAGCGGATGTAGTGCCGCTCGTCGGCGAAAACCGCTGCTTTGTCAAGCGAGGATTGGAACTACTGGCTGATTCACACCGGCCAGGGGTGCGCGCCCTGTTAGAAATTGCGGGGCTCACTGGAAAAGCGTTGACCGGAGAATCGGTGGCTTTCGGACTTTCGCCTCGTATAAACGCGGCGGGCAGGCTCGATTCTGCTGAATTGGCTGCAATGCTGCTATTGACCGAAAGCAATGATGAGGCCTCTGAATTGGCCCAACAGCTGGAGGCGCTCAACCAGAAGCGCCGGACCGATGAAAAGAAAATTACTGACGACATCGCCAAACAGCTGCTGGCCGATCCGTCCTTGATACATAACAGAATTCTGTTGTTTTCCGGTGAGGACTGGAACGCGGGTATTGTAGGCATTGTTTGTTCGCGGATGGTTGAGCGCTTTGGCAAGCCCTGTTTGTTAATTTCAACGCAGGGGGAGAGCGCCAAGGGCTCTGGCCGCAGTGTGGAGGGTTTTTCGCTCATTGAGGCTGTAACCGCCTGCTCAGACAGTCTGACCCGCTACGGCGGGCATCCTATGGCGGCCGGCTTTTCGTTGGAAACCGCCAAGGTGCCGGAATTTAATGCGAAGCTGCAGCACTATGCCGCAGCAAATTATTCTGTTATGCCGGCGCTTCGCCTTAAAATTGACAGTGTTGTATCGCCTGAGCTGCTGACAGTCGAGCAGATTAAGGGGCTCAATTGCTTAGAGCCGTTTGGCAGTCAGAACCCTACGCCGGTGTTTATGGTTACCGATGCATGCCTAGAACGCATCATCCCGCTCTCTGAGGGAAAATACTGTAAGTTGAACCTTGTTAAAGATAAAGCCCGGTTCAGTGTTCTTTGCTTTATCGCCCGGCCTAACGGGTTTTGCGCCGTCGTAGGTGATTCGGTGGATATTGCTTTCTCAGCTTCGATCAACAATTATCAGGGTCAACAGAGCGTCTCGTTAAAGCTAAAAGCCATCCGGCTTTCAAACAGTGACATGAATCTACTGGTGCTCGGGGAACAGCGTTATGACAGCTATCTACGCCAGGAAAACCTAGGGCCGGAGCTGATTCCCACCCGTGCAGAAACGGCGGTGGTGTATCGCTATATCAAGCGGCAGGGTTCGATCAATTTTTCACCCAACGCGCTTTACTGTCACATTGTCCAACAGGAGCCTCTTGATTACTCCCGCTTTCGCATTGCGCTCGAAGTTTTGCAGGAGTTAGGTCTGCTACAAAGAACCGTCTCGCAAGATGTTGCGGTATTGACAGTTGTTACCGCGGCAGCGCGCGTACAGCTTGAGCATTCTTCGATTATAAGGAGCTTACAACAACAATTATGA
- the ispF gene encoding 2-C-methyl-D-erythritol 2,4-cyclodiphosphate synthase: MRIGYGYDVHRLVEGRKLILGGVELPHTHGLLGHSDADVLTHSVMDALLGAAALGDIGAHFPDSDATYAGADSIALLKKVVDLLAKQGYCIGNIDATVLAQAPKLAPFIGNMRRCIAAACGIDETRVSVKATTEEGLGFTGHKEGIACHAVCLIFEQEHI; the protein is encoded by the coding sequence ATGCGGATAGGATATGGCTATGACGTCCATCGCCTTGTCGAGGGCCGAAAGCTGATTCTGGGTGGTGTTGAGCTGCCGCATACGCATGGCCTGCTTGGACATTCCGACGCCGATGTTTTGACGCACAGCGTGATGGATGCGTTGCTCGGCGCTGCCGCGCTCGGTGATATTGGTGCGCACTTTCCAGACAGTGACGCTACCTATGCGGGTGCGGATAGTATAGCGCTGCTTAAGAAAGTGGTGGATTTGCTGGCAAAACAGGGTTATTGCATCGGCAATATTGACGCAACCGTGCTGGCTCAGGCCCCAAAGTTGGCCCCTTTCATCGGCAACATGCGGCGCTGCATCGCAGCAGCATGCGGCATTGACGAAACGCGGGTCAGTGTAAAGGCCACCACCGAAGAGGGACTGGGTTTTACGGGCCACAAAGAGGGTATTGCGTGCCATGCGGTATGCCTGATTTTTGAACAGGAACATATTTGA
- a CDS encoding bifunctional (p)ppGpp synthetase/guanosine-3',5'-bis(diphosphate) 3'-pyrophosphohydrolase yields MNDSRSISIEELKSFILQTGKSYNLEVIERAYEMAEEAHGDQKRRSGEPYIIHPLAVAKILVELGMDTESVAAALLHDVVEDTDVALAVIKKNFGNDIALLVGGVTKLGKIPYSSKEEQQSENLRKMLLAMAQDIRVVIIKLADRLHNARTFQYLAEEKRRYKALETMEIYAPIADRLGIRRIKEELEDTSLRYLDPIAYAEIESQLAAREQRQLFLASIKQRIFERVKAEHPNAYIEGRVKSIYGIYRKVYMQGRAFDEVFDIYAVRIIVDSVIECYNILGIIHDMFRPIPNRFKDYISTPKQNMYQSLHTTVFDKEGIPFETQIRTWDMHYTAEYGIAAHWKYKVGIQGKDKLEERLAWVRQLIENQQDGEGAEDIVSSIKSDIAPEEVFVFTPKGDVISLPTGATVLDFAYAIHSAVGNRMMGARIDGKIVSIDTEVQTGMIVEIITSNSKTQGPNRDWLNIVKTTEARNKIRAWFKKERREENIIEGNAMIDREFKRANIVLTDEQREQLLTAEAKRQHLNTAVDLVAALGYGGLPFSRIMPHLREEYTRLYRPEPPQTTIPVKPKKERKDSSGVIVEGIDSCLVKFSKCCNPLPGDNIIGFITRGYGVSIHKRDCANVVSAMNDESQRERWVRCEWATTVKETFQSSIEVIGNNRSGLLAELSILLSNMRISLHSFMAKELKDGRLSFNVTMAISDLNQLNYVVLQIKKIPGIISVDRISG; encoded by the coding sequence ATGAATGACAGCCGATCAATCAGCATCGAAGAACTAAAGAGTTTTATCCTCCAGACTGGCAAAAGCTATAATCTGGAGGTTATTGAGCGCGCCTATGAGATGGCAGAGGAGGCGCACGGCGACCAGAAACGTCGCTCGGGCGAGCCTTATATTATCCACCCACTGGCTGTTGCCAAAATATTGGTGGAGCTAGGGATGGATACCGAATCAGTCGCGGCGGCGCTGCTGCACGATGTGGTTGAAGACACCGACGTTGCGCTCGCTGTTATTAAAAAGAACTTTGGAAATGATATTGCACTGCTGGTTGGCGGTGTGACCAAGCTGGGTAAAATTCCTTACTCCTCCAAGGAGGAACAACAGTCTGAGAATTTACGCAAGATGCTGTTGGCGATGGCGCAGGATATCCGTGTGGTTATTATCAAGCTGGCCGACCGACTGCATAACGCGAGAACCTTTCAGTATCTGGCGGAGGAGAAACGGCGCTATAAAGCGCTGGAAACGATGGAGATTTATGCGCCTATCGCCGACCGCCTCGGTATCCGCAGAATCAAGGAAGAACTTGAGGACACTTCGCTGCGGTATTTAGATCCTATCGCCTATGCTGAGATTGAAAGTCAGCTCGCTGCGCGCGAGCAGCGCCAGCTATTTTTGGCCAGTATAAAGCAACGCATTTTTGAGCGCGTAAAAGCGGAGCATCCCAACGCTTATATCGAAGGACGTGTCAAAAGCATCTACGGTATCTACCGCAAGGTGTATATGCAGGGCCGCGCCTTCGACGAGGTTTTTGATATTTATGCGGTGCGTATTATTGTGGATTCGGTCATTGAATGCTACAACATTCTGGGCATCATTCACGATATGTTCCGCCCGATTCCCAATCGTTTTAAGGACTATATCTCGACCCCGAAGCAAAATATGTACCAGTCGCTGCACACCACTGTATTCGACAAAGAGGGTATCCCATTCGAGACACAGATTCGTACTTGGGATATGCACTACACGGCAGAATATGGTATCGCAGCACATTGGAAATATAAGGTGGGCATTCAGGGTAAAGATAAGCTCGAAGAGCGCCTGGCCTGGGTGCGCCAGCTCATTGAAAACCAGCAGGATGGCGAGGGTGCCGAGGACATTGTCAGCTCGATCAAATCTGATATCGCCCCCGAAGAGGTTTTTGTGTTCACCCCAAAGGGCGACGTCATCAGCCTACCCACCGGTGCCACCGTGTTGGACTTTGCCTATGCGATCCACTCGGCGGTCGGCAACCGCATGATGGGCGCTCGAATCGACGGCAAGATTGTCTCGATCGATACCGAGGTTCAGACCGGTATGATCGTCGAAATCATCACTTCCAACTCCAAAACACAGGGTCCCAATCGCGACTGGCTCAACATTGTTAAAACCACTGAAGCTCGCAACAAAATCAGGGCATGGTTTAAAAAAGAGCGGCGCGAAGAAAATATCATTGAAGGCAACGCGATGATTGACCGCGAGTTTAAGCGTGCCAACATCGTGCTCACCGACGAGCAGCGCGAGCAGCTTTTAACTGCTGAGGCGAAACGCCAGCACCTGAACACCGCTGTCGACCTTGTGGCGGCGCTGGGTTATGGCGGATTACCGTTTTCGCGCATCATGCCGCACCTTCGCGAGGAATATACCCGCCTTTACCGGCCGGAGCCACCACAGACAACCATTCCTGTCAAGCCTAAAAAGGAGCGTAAAGACTCCTCCGGCGTCATTGTCGAGGGGATTGATAGCTGTCTGGTCAAATTCTCAAAATGTTGCAACCCATTGCCGGGGGACAACATTATCGGCTTTATAACCCGCGGCTACGGTGTTTCAATTCATAAACGCGACTGCGCCAATGTTGTTTCAGCGATGAATGACGAATCGCAGCGTGAGCGCTGGGTGCGCTGTGAATGGGCCACAACGGTCAAAGAGACGTTCCAGTCCTCTATTGAGGTTATCGGTAACAACCGTTCCGGCCTGCTGGCTGAGTTGAGTATTCTGCTGAGCAACATGCGCATTTCGTTGCATTCTTTTATGGCCAAGGAGCTTAAAGACGGACGTTTGAGTTTTAATGTTACAATGGCCATCAGTGATTTAAATCAGCTGAACTATGTCGTTTTACAGATCAAAAAGATTCCGGGTATCATTTCCGTGGATCGTATATCAGGCTGA
- the cdaA gene encoding diadenylate cyclase CdaA — MDNLIYDIQGILNSFGISDFLDIIVVAYLMYQAIRLVRETRAIQLVKGLGVLVGVYAIATFAQMRSLSFLIRYVFQYGALALLIVFQPELRRSLEQVGRTRFSSLQLFGGNVGLDDVNSRWRRAISAIGEAATFLSKRRIGALIVLERQSLLGEIIKTGTVIDAIPSAELLGNIFFPNSPLHDGALIIREGRLVAAGCYLPLSDNFTISKEMGTRHRAGLGMSESSDALVVIVSEETGVITVAKNGKLMRGFTGEQLVKELEGAFIIEKREEKGDRMPPFFKVKR; from the coding sequence GTGGACAACCTGATTTATGACATACAGGGAATACTAAATTCCTTTGGCATTTCAGACTTTTTGGATATTATTGTTGTGGCCTATTTGATGTATCAGGCCATTCGTCTGGTGCGTGAAACCCGCGCCATTCAGTTGGTCAAGGGTTTAGGTGTGCTGGTCGGTGTTTATGCGATCGCCACCTTTGCACAAATGCGCTCTCTTAGCTTTTTGATTCGCTATGTGTTTCAATACGGTGCGCTGGCGTTGCTGATTGTCTTTCAGCCTGAGCTGCGCCGTTCGCTTGAGCAAGTGGGACGGACTCGATTTTCAAGCCTGCAGCTTTTTGGCGGTAATGTAGGTCTTGACGATGTCAATTCCCGTTGGCGGCGGGCGATCAGTGCCATTGGCGAGGCGGCGACGTTTCTTTCCAAACGTAGGATCGGGGCGCTGATTGTGCTTGAGCGCCAGAGCCTGTTGGGGGAAATCATCAAAACCGGAACGGTGATCGATGCAATCCCCAGCGCCGAACTGCTGGGGAATATCTTTTTCCCCAATTCTCCGCTGCATGACGGTGCGCTGATCATTCGAGAAGGCCGACTCGTTGCCGCGGGGTGTTATCTGCCGCTGTCAGATAATTTCACCATCAGCAAGGAGATGGGAACCCGGCACCGCGCGGGTCTTGGTATGAGCGAAAGCTCCGATGCGCTGGTGGTCATTGTCTCTGAAGAAACCGGTGTCATAACCGTGGCAAAGAACGGTAAGTTGATGCGCGGATTTACCGGAGAACAATTGGTCAAAGAGCTGGAAGGCGCCTTTATTATCGAGAAGCGCGAAGAAAAAGGCGACCGTATGCCGCCATTTTTTAAGGTGAAGCGATGA
- a CDS encoding pyridoxamine 5'-phosphate oxidase family protein, with amino-acid sequence MRRKDREVTDPTALLNIIEECKVCRVAMQDEQGLYIVPLNFGYVFDEGKLTLYFHSAKEGRKIDILSKSPVVAFEMDCSHQLIESEIACRNGYAYKSIIGTGDASLIKSFEEKIKGLSHIMIHQTGKEFEMPPQAVNSVAVFKIDAIEFTGKSRPMPPV; translated from the coding sequence ATGAGAAGAAAAGACCGTGAAGTCACAGACCCCACCGCGTTATTAAATATCATTGAGGAATGTAAGGTCTGCCGCGTCGCGATGCAAGATGAACAGGGGCTATATATTGTCCCGTTGAATTTTGGCTATGTATTTGACGAAGGTAAGCTGACGCTCTATTTTCATTCCGCAAAAGAAGGACGTAAGATTGATATTTTGTCAAAATCCCCCGTTGTCGCGTTCGAAATGGATTGCAGCCATCAACTGATTGAGTCCGAGATTGCCTGCCGCAACGGATACGCTTATAAAAGCATCATCGGCACCGGCGACGCCAGCCTAATAAAGAGCTTTGAAGAAAAGATAAAAGGGCTATCACACATTATGATTCACCAAACCGGCAAAGAATTTGAAATGCCTCCACAAGCCGTTAATTCTGTTGCGGTGTTCAAAATTGACGCGATCGAATTTACCGGGAAAAGCAGGCCGATGCCCCCGGTTTGA